A single window of Nematostella vectensis chromosome 4, jaNemVect1.1, whole genome shotgun sequence DNA harbors:
- the LOC5516580 gene encoding glutathione hydrolase 1 proenzyme produces MKGVLVGGLLFVGMGAVFWVFGWSIGNYVTGPSSGGKAKPNPIPPVDSSGGPYYRGAVAADAKNCSAIGVNILKRKGSAVDAAIATMLCVGVINMHSTGVGGGGFMLVYNKTSNTTEAIDFREKAPVAANESMFVDKVRDAKFGGLAVGVPGEVRGYYKAWEKYGRLRWRDIVQPAIDIAKNGFYIGKPVHDAASELKDEIINNPGLRELLFKTDGKTLKDRDSPITNLKYAATLKTIRDNPHSFYNGTLARNIIRDIQFMEPQGIMGLDDLKNYTAEIRKGLSGRLGPNLVMHTVPPPASGAVMHLLLDILKGYNFTESSRDLKDTNTSTLTYHRITEASKFAFAWRSRLADPAFDGSVEKYVEKMLDQSTADYLRAQIWDNQTHDNVSYYANYFSYEDHGTSHLAVLAPNGDAVSLTSSINLRFGNQHRSTTTGIIYNDQMSDFDNPGSKRHAGLSPSELNFPAPGKRPFSSMTPVIITDNNGNVKMVFGASGGKQIITATSQAIMNKLWFGRSLKQSIEDLRIHTQLIPDDFLYHEANFPRDILDGLRNLGHDLKELKHYAAVQGIVRETRGEIYAWSDSRKSGKPGGF; encoded by the exons ATGAAAGG AGTGCTTGTTGGAGGATTGCTCTTTGTTGGAATGGGAGCAGTATTCTGGGTGTTCGGTTGGTCCATCGGAAATTATGTGACCGGCCCATCATCTGGTGGGAAGGCAAAGCCTAATCCTATACCTCCTGTTGATTCCTCTGGTGGTCCCTACTACAGAGGAGCTGTCGCTGCCGATGCCAAAAACTGCTCTGCCATTGGagttaatattttgaaaagaaaagggTCTGCTGTTGATGCTGCAATAGCCACAATGCTTTGTGTTGGAGTGATCAATATGCACTCAACTGGAGTCGGTGGTGGTGGATTCATGCTCGTGTACAACAAGACATCAAACACAACGGAGGCTATTGACTTTCGAGAAAAGGCTCCTGTAGCTGCTAATGAATCTATGTTCGTTGACAAAGTGCGTGATGCTAAATTTG GTGGTTTAGCTGTTGGTGTTCCAGGAGAGGTGCGGGGCTATTATAAAGCGTGGGAGAAATATGGACGGTTAAGGTGGAGAGATATTGTCCAACCAGCCATAGACATAGCAAAGAATGGCTTCTACATTGGAAAACCAGTTCATGATGCAGCAAGCGAACTGAAAGATGAAATCATTAACAACCCAGGACTGAG GGAGCTTCTTTTCAAGACAGATGGGAAAACGTTGAAAGACCGTGATTCCCCAATCACCAATCTCAAATATGCAGCTACTTTAAAGACCATACGAGACAATCCACACAGCTTCTACAATGGAACACTTGCACGAAACATCATTAGAGACATACAGTTCATGGAACCGCAAGGCATCATGGGCCTTGATGACCTCAAAAACTACACGGCAGAGATCAGAAAAGGGCTGAGCGGCAGACTGGGACCAAATCTTGTGATGCACACTGTACCGCCCCCAGCTAGTGGAGCTGTTATGCACTTACTTCTAGATATTTTGAAAG GCTATAACTTTACTGAATCGTCACGTGACTTAAAGGATACAAACACATCCACTCTGACCTATCACCGGATCACTGAGGCATCCAAGTTTGCGTTCGCCTGGAGAAGTCGACTTGCTGACCCCGCATTTGATGGTAGCGTGGAGAAG TATGTGGAAAAGATGCTTGACCAGTCTACCGCTGATTATCTCCGGGCGCAGATCTGGGATAATCAAACTCATGACAACGTTTCTTACTACGCGAACTACTTCTCATACGAAGACCACGGCACATCGCATCTTGCGGTGCTCGCACCCAATGGAGACGCTGTCTCTCTCACGTCTAGTATCAACCTCAG GTTTGGAAATCAGCATCGCTCCACTACCACAGGAATAATCTACAATGACCAGATGAGCGATTTCGATAACCCGGGCAGCAAGAGACACGCGGGTCTGTCCCCCTCTGAGCTGAACTTCCCCGCACCCGGCAAGCGGCCATTTTCATCCATGACGCCCGTCATCATCACCGACAACAACGGCAACGTCAAGATGGTCTTCGGTGCGTCAGGGGGCAAACAGATTATCACCGCTACCTCGCAG GCGATAATGAACAAGCTGTGGTTCGGACGCAGCCTTAAGCAGTCGATAGAAGACCTTCGGATCCACACACAGCTCATTCCGGATGATTTTCTGTACCACGAAGCCAACTTCCCACGAGATATCCTTGACGGGCTGCGTAATTTGGGTCACGACCTGAAAGAGCTCAAGCACTATGCTGCTGTCCAAGGAATAGTTAGAGAAACACGAGGAGAGATCTACGCGTGGTCAGATTCACGGAAGAGTGGAAAACCTGGGGGCTTTTAA
- the LOC5516579 gene encoding uncharacterized protein LOC5516579, translating into MPSFGCCIGFVPQLRFWQRKSKEQTGDVYGYKSKKERNEVSEGINENFYYNEGCITESSDDIGYLPPMRENAIFYDDEIYSHAKERQNVTWFIPEMFSDHNEESEYVGKNPSRVVSEKQEPGTEVYAVLEGPGCDDDYQSDHEAETNKDPSVYVTLEQDQGPYEVGYFQQGTEMSHEARYSVHEGPEGTCLYGELDISLTEDHLYQGLGPSNGNCDKDKEEILSIQSSSAPLFQGHCPSNCEQKKNLENDTLTDQAQINIDELLETIGFYLKGKVESDSLGEEGCPKGSANSTGDDEMSHELHEETTVSEKKSINSHCISENIYFELERPEDENMPHQEAMVELDCPSNNMIENIYHVLENPQRKESEESAVYIDSTEVTGKDLEDSESHDVIYHVLENPQRKGSEDFAVSLDSTEVTREDLGDSESHDVIYHVLENPQRKGSEDFAVSLDSTEVTREDLGDSESHDVIYHVLENPQRKGSEDFAVSLDSTEVTREDLGDSKSHDVIYHMLENPQRKGSEDFVVSLDSTEVTREDLGDSESHDVIYHVLENPQRKGSEDFAVSLDSTEVTRKDLGDSESHDVIYHVLEHQEQEKDSTRCLHSTEVIKGDLGKSEKFTEPPNLGIGNFYDKDIIETSEIQDEAIYGNVYNGTVMVYVNGNEKSETSNEDYYLNSDENIYVNKEIIDENDFTESSDNLKCQSYEKDGANGYHGNREDLNRNRHWGGVEQEEQEDIFVDVRELLTAEQRRLYKEAWRKSAPI; encoded by the exons ATGCCATCGTTCGGTTGCTGCATTGGTTTTGTGCCTCAGTTGAGATTCTGGCAGAGAAAAAG TAAAGAACAAACGGGTGATGTCTACGGTTACAAATCTAAGAAAG aaaGAAACGAGGTCTCGGAAGGAATAAACgaaaatttttattacaatgaG GGATGCATAACAGAGTCTTCAGATGACATCGGTTACCTGCCCCCCATGAGAG AAAACGCAATATTCTACGATGATGAGATATACTCCCACGCAAAAGAAAGACAAAACGTCACGTGGTTTATCCCGGAAATGTTCTCCGACCATAATGAAGAAA GCGAGTATGTTGGTAAAAACCCCTCACGAGTGGTTTCTGAGAAGCAGGAACCCGGCACTGAAGTCTACGCTGTACTAGAAGGTCCCGGATGCGACGACGATTACCAAAGTGACCATGAAGCTGAGACAAACAAAGACCCATCTGTATATGTCACCTTGGAACAGGACCAGGGACCATATGAAGTTGGGTATTTCCAACAGGGAACAGAAATGAGCCATGAGGCTCGCTACAGTGTACACGAAGGACCAGAAGGGACATGCTTGTACGGAGAGCTGGACATTTCCTTAACTGAGGACCACTTGTATCAAGGACTAGGTCCCTCCAATGGTAACTGTGACAAAGACAAGGAGGAGATATTGTCGATTCAGTCGTCGTCGGCCCCCCTGTTTCAAGGACATTGTCCTTCCAACTGCGaacaaaagaaaaaccttGAGAATGATACATTGACGGATCAGGCACAGATTAACATCGACGAATTATTGGAGACCATCGGGTTTTATCTTAAAGGCAAAGTTGAGTCCGATAGCTTGGGCGAAGAAGGATGTCCCAAGGGAAGTGCCAATTCGACAGGAGATGATGAAATGTCTCATGAACTACACGAAGAAACTACCGTTTCCGAGAAAAAGTCGATCAACTCACATTGCATTTCTGAAAACATTTATTTCGAGCTGGAGCGACCCGAAGATGAAAATATGCCACACCAGGAGGCGATGGTCGAATTGGACTGCCCTTCAAATAACATGATCGAAAATATATATCACGTGTTGGAGAATCCCCAACGAAAGGAATCAGAAGAATCCGCAGTGTATATTGATTCTACAGAAGTGACAGGGAAAGACCTCGAAGATTCCGAGAGCCACGACGTCATCTATCACGTGTTGGAGAATCCCCAACGAAAAGGATCGGAAGACTTCGCGGTGAGCCTTGATTCTACGGAAGTGACCCGGGAAGACCTCGGAGATTCCGAGAGCCACGACGTCATCTATCACGTGTTGGAGAATCCCCAACGAAAAGGATCGGAAGACTTCGCGGTGAGCCTTGATTCTACGGAAGTGACCCGGGAAGACCTCGGAGATTCCGAGAGCCACGACGTCATCTATCACGTGTTGGAGAATCCCCAACGAAAAGGATCGGAAGACTTCGCGGTGAGCCTTGATTCTACGGAAGTGACCCGGGAAGACCTCGGAGATTCCAAAAGCCACGACGTCATCTATCACATGTTGGAGAATCCCCAACGAAAAGGATCGGAAGACTTCGTGGTGAGCCTTGATTCTACGGAAGTGACCCGGGAAGACCTCGGAGATTCCGAGAGCCACGACGTCATCTATCACGTGTTGGAGAATCCCCAACGAAAAGGATCGGAAGACTTCGCGGTGAGCCTTGATTCTACGGAAGTGACCCGGAAAGACCTCGGAGATTCCGAGAGCCACGACGTCATCTATCACGTGTTGGAGCATCAAGAGCAAGAGAAAGACTCCACGAGGTGCCTTCATTCTACAGAGGTGATCAAGGGAGACCTCGGAAAATCCGAGAAGTTCACCGAACCCCCTAATTTAGGCATTGGAAATTTCTACGATAAAGACATCATTGAAACATCCGAAATTCAAGACGAAGCCATATATGGAAATGTGTACAATGGAACCGTTATGGTTTATGTTAATGGAAATGAGAAATCGGAAACTTCAAACGAGGATTATTACCTTAACAGTGACGAAAACATTTATGTCAACAAAGAAATCATAGATGAAAATGACTTCACTGAGAGCTCTGATAATCTTAAATGCCAGAGTTATGAAAAGGATGGCGCAAATGGTTACCATGGTAACAGAGAGGATCTAAACAGGAATAGGCACTGGGGAGGCGTCGAGCAGGAAGAGCAGGAAGACATTTTTGTCGATGTACGAGAACTGCTAACGGCTGAGCAAAGACGACTTTACAAGGAGGCATGGCGGAAGAGTGCTCCGATCTAA